The Anaeromyxobacter sp. sequence TGACCGAGGCGAAGACCGCCCAGTCGAAGCCGGCCAGGTCGCCGAGCGCGGCGTCGAGCGGCGCCGCATCCTCCGGCGGCCCGATGGCGATGGCGGGACACTCCAGCACCTCGGCCCCCAGCGCGCGCAGCCGGGCCGAGAGGGCGTCGTCGCCGCCCGCGCCGCGGGTGACCGCCACCCTCCTCCCGTGGAGCGAGGCGGCCATGCGCCTCCTACTTCTTGACCGGCGCGCCGAGGCCGACGGTGTGGCCCTCGGCCTCCTTGAGGATGCCGTCGGCGCCCTTCCCGAGGAGCTCCTCGGCGAGCGCCACGCCGAGCGCCTGGGCCTCGGCCACCGGCCCCCGCCGCTCGCCGCGGATGATGCGGGCGCCGTCCAGCGAGGCCACCAGGGCGCGCAGCCAGACCTGGCCGCCGCTCACGATGGCGTGGCCGGCGATGGGCACCTGGCAGCCGCCCTCGATGCGGGCCAGGAAGCCACGCTCCGCCTCGATCTGGTGGCGGGTCGAGGCGTCGTCGAGCGCGGCCAGCCGCTGCAGGGTGATCGCGTCGGAGGCCCGGGCCTCCAGCGCCAGCGCCCCCTGCGCCACCGCCGGGAGCATCTCCTCCGGCGAGAACACCTGGGTGGCGTGGCCGTCGAGGCCGAGGCGGCGCAGGCCGGCGTAGGCCAGCACCACCGCGTCGAGCCCCTGGGAGGCCTTGTCGAGCCGGGTCTGCACGTTGCCGCGCACCACCTCGGTCTGGAGGTCCGGGC is a genomic window containing:
- the hemC gene encoding hydroxymethylbilane synthase, whose product is MTVRIATRRSPLALWQANHVAGLLRQREPGLEVVLRELMTRGDRILEVPLSQVGGKGLFVKEIEDALISGEAEIAVHSMKDLPAVVADGLTIAAVPVREDPRDALCSPRWKTLDQLPKGARVGTSSLRRSAQLKALRPDLQTEVVRGNVQTRLDKASQGLDAVVLAYAGLRRLGLDGHATQVFSPEEMLPAVAQGALALEARASDAITLQRLAALDDASTRHQIEAERGFLARIEGGCQVPIAGHAIVSGGQVWLRALVASLDGARIIRGERRGPVAEAQALGVALAEELLGKGADGILKEAEGHTVGLGAPVKK